The Tenebrio molitor chromosome 3, icTenMoli1.1, whole genome shotgun sequence genome contains a region encoding:
- the Idh gene encoding isocitrate dehydrogenase [NADP] cytoplasmic: MGKIKAGPVVDILGDEMTRIIWDSIKEKLILPFLDIELHTYDLGIENRDKTSDQVTIDCAEAVKKYNVGIKCATITPDEKRVEEFNLKQMWKSPNGTIRNILGGTVFREAIICKNIPRLVTGWNKPIIIGRHAHADQYKATDFVVPGAGKLEMVFTPSSGEPVKYTVHQYKGAGVALGMFNTDESIIDFAHSSFKYALDRNYPLYLSTKNTILKRYDGRFKDIFQDIYDNQYKSKFESQGIWYEHRLIDDMVAYAMKSEGGFVWACKNYDGDVQSDSVAQGYGSLGLMTSVLICPDGKTVESEAAHGTVTRHYRFHQKGQETSTNPIASIFAWTKGLLHRAKLDNNNDLTKFAETLEKVCVETIESGFMTKDLAICIKGMNNVKRQDYMETFEFMEKLADNLKKKLAA, translated from the coding sequence ATGGGTAAAATCAAGGCCGGTCCAGTCGTCGACATCCTCGGGGATGAAATGACCCGCATCATCTGGGACTCGATCAAGGAGAAACTGATTCTGCCCTTCCTGGACATCGAACTGCACACTTACGACCTGGGAATCGAAAACCGGGACAAGACCAGCGACCAAGTCACAATCGACTGTGCCGAAGCGGTGAAAAAATACAACGTGGGCATCAAATGCGCGACAATAACCCCCGACGAGAAGCGCGTCGAAGAATTCAACTTGAAACAGATGTGGAAGTCGCCGAACGGCACCATCAGAAACATCCTGGGGGGCACCGTCTTCAGAGAGGCCATCATCTGCAAGAACATCCCCAGATTGGTGACTGGCTGGAACAAACCCATCATCATCGGGCGTCACGCTCACGCTGATCAGTACAAAGCGACTGATTTTGTGGTCCCTGGAGCTGGAAAACTCGAAATGGTGTTCACGCCCTCATCCGGAGAACCGGTCAAATACACCGTGCACCAGTACAAAGGCGCGGGGGTTGCTTTGGGCATGTTCAACACTGACGAATCCATCATTGATTTCGCGCACTCGTCATTCAAGTACGCTCTGGACCGAAATTATCCTTTGTACCTGAGCACAAAAAACACCATTTTGAAACGGTACGACGGCCGCTTCAAAGACATCTTCCAGGATATCTACGACAACCAGTACAAGAGCAAGTTCGAGTCGCAAGGGATCTGGTACGAGCACCGCCTCATCGACGACATGGTGGCCTACGCGATGAAGTCAGAAGGAGGGTTCGTCTGGGCTTGCAAGAATTACGACGGAGACGTCCAGTCTGATTCCGTCGCCCAAGGGTACGGATCTTTGGGACTGATGACGTCAGTTTTGATCTGCCCTGACGGGAAGACTGTGGAGTCGGAGGCGGCGCACGGGACCGTCACTCGACACTACAGATTCCATCAGAAGGGACAAGAGACTTCCACCAACCCCATCGCGTCCATCTTTGCTTGGACCAAGGGATTGTTGCACAGAGCTAAACTTGACAATAATAACGACTTGACCAAGTTCGCCGAGACTTTGGAGAAGGTCTGCGTCGAGACTATCGAGTCAGGATTCATGACGAAGGATTTGGCGATTTGTATTAAGGGGATGAACAACGTCAAGAGACAGGATTATATGGAGACTTTTGAATTTATGGAGAAACTTGCAGACAACCTGAAGAAGAAACTCGCCGCATGA
- the Rrp5 gene encoding rRNA biogenesis protein RRP5 — protein MESESFPRGGKRIVNDNIPVKRKHDDNLFAAEKQPKVKKVRKEKPVRKEVNREEEWRSSLRLQGTLTYNKMQEGMVILSCVKHISNLALQMEFPGLTFGLVTINNISDIFTKELAAKLQKEGEESCVGAVKNIICEGQLMPAKIVSVKDSEKGYQVQATINPRDVNSDKIHHSFKQGTVIWANVVSELDHGYELTVGVNNCRVFLPHKNIDASKTYENGEPLYCVINKVVNSDSATTLTVSAKQEHVKRPRLEDDFNLNDIIPGTKVDFLVEEVVPSGVKGHFLENCFGYLDESQIYSKINIEKLREGSKISAHVLFTEPVTKVTYLTLREFEVLPKLEHAVGKVLSARVVSHASKGLNVQLGKSAGFVTNKRLLNTLRANAQMDVTDAIRRSFPVGSHHKCRILDYNHMQQMYICTFEKNVIKEKIFKLTDLKVGQLVRGTVEKILRNGLIVKAGNVQGFVPNLHVSSVKYSENIKAKFYVGMSVDARVLKMSDENVTFTLKQGLVESENCLAKMEDVLPNTQHVGFVVDTKTSGALVAFYDNVTGWISSKELNSGNSGRYTDPQGYFFKGQVVTVWILGLKDGKIQLSLNCPTDKKKRIKLGEVVDATIKKITSSGLKVETGPHKTAATVPLAHLCETLSVCPLLLKTYQRGQQLTNLMCVRNTPSIVLSRREALAHEKNSTKIPELHNLKKNMLLRCSFESSCDSGIYVFAPIKNYYKNIFVLRKNVVSKVWPPTFEEEQLILATVLKVNYKAKKIDLAIECDDVRDQGVDTLLNSLSSTIEDLHYIVDLHQENQMKLTEYKIGERVQCQIKKIDSDGNYKVTLPNGTKGSVASHLSSPNPVGSVVEGVVLDFNFGGGYVEICTKTNIKQKINKVQNGVAQKSCYSSCVAQILLVTKLYVLGILKDTQCNRQLVYLPVGCTEQENILHNDKLKVVIHRRIHSKIIGVPKKCGTVEKDIDIEDKPKRKKKKTKVSDVSKDVPAECELLESEKEETHGEFGETEETNGEFSETEETNEEFSETEEANGEFSETEEINGEFSETEEPNEEFSETEEANGEFSETEEINGEFSETEEINGEFSETGEINGEFSETEEINGGFSETDELNGEFSKTEKHNSDQEMDSDSENATSADRSDHVSSDNSNIKKRGALLSGARSFYGADDDKVKDESSSDEEEESESKKSKKTVPAKKSEMIKLEEERIAKIEKELADSIAKPQTAEQFDRLLLANPNSSELWLQYMAMHVAAAELEKARVIGKKAIETINMTLTKEKFNVWIAFLNLENMYGTKESFENIFEDAVKYNDSLDVYLSVIKMLASAGKLVEMEEKIKKVRSKHKQNTKMWLELGQVYYSLGKFREARNIKEAALKSILDKKRQFDLIVRFGTMEFQFGELEQAIANFETILDTYPHKTTIWIIYVDQLVKQEKYETAREVLERAVSLRLGVRAMKSLFQKFIHFEEQHGTAETVEEVKKRARDYVENLGVN, from the exons atggagaGCGAAAGTTTTCCTCGCGGTGGAAAAAGaatcgtaaatgataatatcCCAGTTAAACGTAAACACGATGATAAC CTATTTGCGGCGGAAAAACAACCGAAAGTAAAGAAAGTTCGCAAAGAAAAACCAGTGAGAAAGGAAGTAAATCGAGAAGAGGAGTGGCGTTCATCACTGAGATTACAAGGCACCCTTACCTACAAT AAAATGCAGGAAGGAATGGTCATTTTAAGTTGTGTGAAGCACATTTCAAACTTGGCTCTGCAAATGGAATTTCCAGGTCTCACTTTTGGGTTGGTCACAATTAATAACATCTCTGACATATTTACTAAAGAGTTAGCagcaaaattacaaaaagagGGGGAAGAG tcttGTGTTGGGGCAGTGAAGAATATAATTTGTGAAGGTCAATTGATGCCAGCAAAGATAGTTTCAGTTAAAGATAGTGAGAAAGGGTATCAAGTACAAGCCACTATCAATCCAAGAGATGTAAATTCTGACAAAATACATCATTCATTTAAACAAGGAACAGTCATTTGGGCAAATGTAGTCTCTGAACTTGACCATGGTTATGAATTAACAGTTGGTGTGAATAATTGCAGAGTGTTTTTGCCCCACAAAAATATTGATGCCTCGAAAACATATG agAATGGGGAACCTTTGTATTGTGTAATTAACAAAGTAGTAAATTCTGACTCTGCTACTACATTAACAGTTAGTGCTAAACAGGAACATGTCAAGAGACCTCGCTTAGAAGATGATTTTAACTTAAATGATATAATTCCTGGGACCAAAGTGGACTTTTTAGTGGAAGAG GTCGTCCCAAGCGGAGTGAAAGGTCATTTTCTCGAAAATTGCTTTGGTTACCTTGATGAAAGTCAGATATATTCCAAAATCAACATTGAAAAGTTGCGAGAAGGCTCCAAAATATCAGCGCACGTTTTGTTTACTGAGCCCGTGACTAAAGTAACTTACCTCACGTTACGGGAGTTTGAAGTCTTGCCGAAACTTGAACACGCCGTTGGTAAAGTTCTTTCGGCTAGGGTTGTGTCGCACGCGTCTAAAGGTTTAAACGTACAACTTGGAAAAAGTGCAGGATTTGTTACGAACAAGCGACTCTTAAATACGTTACGAGCAAATGCGCAAATGGACGTTACCGATGCCATCAGGAGAAGTTTCCCTGTTGGTAGTCACCATAAGTGTCGCATACTCGACTACAATCACATGCAACAAATGTACATTTGTACGTTTGAAAAGAATGTGATTAAAGAGAAGATTTTTAAACTGACAGATCTGAAAGTGGGACAGCTCGTTCGCGGCACAGTTGAGAAAATACTTAGAAACGGGTTGATTGTTAAAGCTGGCAATGTGCAAGGTTTTGTGCCTAATTTACATGTATCAAGCGTCAAATACAGCGAGAACATCAAAGCGAAATTTTATGTTGGAATGAGCGTCGATGCGAG GGTTTTGAAGATGAGCGACGAAAACGTTACGTTTACCTTGAAACAAGGCTTGGTGGAGTCGGAAAATTGCTTGGCGAAAATGGAAGACGTGCTCCCAAATACTCAACATGTAGGTTTTGTGGTTGACACTAAAACGTCAGGAGCTTTGGTTGCTTTTTACGACAACGTTACAGGCTGGATTAGCAGCAAGGAGTTGAATTCGGGGAATTCCGGCCGATATACGGACCCTCAgggttatttttttaaaggacAAGTT GTCACCGTGTGGATTTTGGGACTGAAAGACGGTAAAATACAATTGTCGTTAAATTGTCCCACtgataaaaagaaaagaataaaattgggTGAAGTTGTTGATgcgacaattaaaaaaatcacttccAGTGGACTCAAGGTTGAAACTGGTCCTCATAAAACTGCAGCCACGGTGCCGTTGGCACATTTGTGTGAGACTCTAAGTGTGTGCCCACTTTTGTTGA AAACATACCAGCGGGGACAACAGTTGACAAATTTAATGTGTGTAAGAAATACTCCGTCGATTGTGCTGAGTAGAAGAGAGGCATTAGCGcacgaaaaaaattcaaccaAAATCCCCGAACTGcataatttaaagaaaaatatgttgTTGCGGTGTTCGTTTGAAAGTAGTTGCGATTCGGGGATTTACGTCTTTGCCCCAATCAAAAACTATTACAAAAACATATTCGTCTTACGTAAA aacGTCGTAAGTAAAGTATGGCCACCCACTTTTGAAGAAGAACAATTAATATTGGCAACAGTTTTAAAAGTCAATtataaagcaaaaaaaattgatttggccATAGAGTGTGATGATGTTCGTGACCAAGGTGTAGAT ACTCTCTTGAATTCCTTGTCAAGTACTATTGAAGACCTGCATTATATTGTTGATTTACATCAAGAAAATCAAATGAAGCTCACCGAGTATAAAATTGGAGAGAGAGTACAATGccaaatcaaaaaaattgacagCGACGGTAATTATAAAGTCACTTTACCAAATGGAACCAAAGGTTCTGTGGCGTCGCATCTGAGTTCGC CAAACCCCGTTGGTTCAGTTGTCGAAGGAGTTGTCCTAGATTTTAATTTCGGCGGTGGATATGTAGAGATCTGTACTAAAACcaacataaaacaaaagataaaCAAAGTTCAAA ATGGTGTTGCTCAAAAATCGTGCTATTCGTCTTGTGTGGCACAAATATTGTTAGTCACGAAGTTGTATGTGTTGGGGATTTTGAAGGACACTCAATGCAACAGACAGTTAGTATATCTACCTGTCGGTTGCACCGAAcaagaaaacattttacatAACGATAAGTTAAAAGTCGTCATTCACAg GAGAATTCACAGTAAGATTATTGGAGTGCCTAAGAAATGTGGCACTGTTGAGAAAGATATCGACATCGAGGATAAACCAAAgaggaagaagaaaaagacAAAGGTTTCTGATGTCTCAAAAGATGTACCGGCCGAATGTGAGCTTTTGGAAAGTGAAAAAGAGGAGACGCATGGTGAATTTGGCGAAACGGAAGAGACAAATGGTGAATTTAGTGAAACGGAAGAGACAAATGAAGAATTTAGTGAAACGGAAGAGGCAAATGGAGAATTTAGTGAAACGGAGGAGATAAATGGAGAATTTAGTGAAACGGAAGAGCCGAATGAAGAATTTAGTGAAACGGAAGAGGCAAATGGAGAATTTAGTGAAACGGAGGAGATAAATGGAGAATTTAGTGAAACGGAGGAGATAAATGGAGAATTTAGTGAAACGGGGGAGATAAATGGAGAATTTAGTGAAACGGAGGAGATAAATGGAGGATTTAGTGAAACGGATGAGTTAAATGGAGAATTTAGTAAAACAGAGAAACATAATTCCGACCAAGAAATGGATAGCGACAGCGAAAACG CAACATCAGCAGATCGTAGTGATCACGTTTCAAGCGACAATAGTAACATTAAGAAAAGAGGAGCGCTATTATCTGGTGCTCGTTCGTTTTACGGGGCAGACGACGACAAAGTCAAAGATGAATCATCATCTGACGAAGAAGAG GAAAGCGAATCGAAAAAGAGTAAGAAAACTGTTCCTGCGAAAAAAAGCGAGATGATTAAGTTGGAAGAAGAGAGAATTGCAAAAATAGAGAAAGAATTGGCCGATTCGATCGCCAAACCCCAAACTGCAGAACAATTTGATCGTTTGCTGCTCGCAAATCCGAATTCTTCCGAGTTGTGGCTGCAATATATGGCTATGCACGTTGCG GCAGCCGAATTGGAGAAGGCCAGGGTTATAGGGAAGAAAGCCATCGAAACAATAAACATGACGTTAACCAAAGAAAAGTTTAACGTGTGGATCGCGTTCCTCAACTTGGAAAATATGTACGGGACCAAG gaatcatttgaaaacatttttgaggATGCAGTCAAATATAATGATTCTTTGGATGTATATTTGAGCGTCATAAAAATGTTGGCATCGGCTGGTAAATTGGTTGAAATGgaagagaaaattaaaaaagtaagaTCGAAACATAAGCAGAACACGAAAATGTGGTTGGAACTTGGACAAGTTTATTATTCGTTGGGAAAATTTAGGGAAGCGCGTAACATCAAAGAAGCTGCGTTGAAATCTATTTTGGACAAGAAGAGAC aatttgaccTAATCGTAAGGTTTGGAACGATGGAATTCCAGTTTGGCGAGTTGGAACAAGCGATTGctaattttgaaacaattttggATACGTATCCACACAAAACCACAATTTGGATTATTTACGTTGACCAGTtggtgaaacaagaaaaatacgaaactgCGAG GGAAGTTCTCGAACGAGCGGTCAGCCTAAGGTTGGGGGTGAGGGCTATGAAGAGtctttttcaaaagtttattCATTTTGAAGAACAACATGGGACCGCTGAAACCGTCGAAGAAGTTAAAAAACGAGCCAGAGACTACGTCGAAAACTTGGGTGTTAATTAG
- the LOC138127332 gene encoding sterol carrier protein 2-like: MVRVFVVGVGMTKFEKPGKRSDDYPDFAREAITKAFDDCGVKFSEVEAATCGYVYGDSTSGQRAVYEVGMTGIPIFNVNNNCSTGSTALLLAKEFVESGKHECVLAVGFEKMERGSLSAKFVDRTNPMDKHVTLMAQLTEISSAPFSAQMFGNAGIEHMKRYGTKPEHFAKIAYKNHKHSVNNPYSQFREEYSLDQIKNSPVISGILTKLQCCPTSDGSAAAVVVSERFVRSHGLEAQAVEIVGMEMATDLASTFADNSCIKLVGYDMTKTAADRLFRKTGTTPSDVQVVELHDCFSANELITYEALGLCAPGKAAELIDRGDNTYGGKYVVNPSGGLISKGHPLGATGLAQCAELCWQLRNEAGARQVPGAKLALQHNLGLGGAVVVALYRLGFPEYRSRQIGVGRVAAGFSLSDFAVAPYLRLLEQAMAEENSLLEKHKGIYGFKVKKPNGEEGYWVINVKLSKGSIEINSKLKPEVTIIVNDNDVVDLIVGKLNPQRAFFQGKVKIKGNMGLALKLTSLLSTVAPTLADVRSKL; encoded by the exons ATGGTGCGCGTATTTGTCGTGGGGGTCGGAATGACCAAA TTCGAAAAGCCGGGCAAAAGGAGCGACGACTACCCGGACTTTGCGAGAGAAGCCATCACCAAGGCGTTCGACGACTGCGGCGTCAAATTCTCGGAAGTGGAGGCGGCGACCTGCGGCTATGTTTACG GCGACTCCACGAGCGGCCAGAGGGCGGTTTACGAGGTAGGAATGACGGGAATTCCAATTTTCAACGTCAACAACAATTGCTCCACCGGTTCCACAGCTTTGTTGCTGGCCAAGGAGTTCGTAGAGTCTGGAAAACACGAGTGTGTGTTGGCTGTCGGTTTTGAGAAAATGGAGAGGGGCAGTCTCTCAGCTAAA TTTGTAGACCGCACTAATCCCATGGATAAACATGTTACATTGATGGCTCAATTGACTGAAATCAGTAGTGCTCCATTTTCGGCGCAAATGTTTGGAAACGCTGGAATTGAACACATGAAGCGATATGGAACTAAACCGGAACACTTTGCTAAAATCGCTTACAAAAACCACAAACACTCGGTGAACAATCCGTATTCCCAGTTTAGGGAGGAGTATTCTCTGGATCAGATCAAGAACTCACCTGTCATTTCCGGCATTTTGACCAAACTGCAATGTTGTCCCACTAGCGACGGTAGCGCCGCTGCGGTTGTAGTCTCGGAGCGTTTTGTCAGAAGCCACGGTCTCGAAGCCCAAGCTGTCGAAATTGTGGGCATGGAGATGGCCACGGACCTCGCATCAACGTTCGCAGACAACAGCTGCATCAAATTA GTCGGGTACGACATGACCAAAACAGCAGCGGATCGCTTGTTCCGCAAGACTGGCACCACCCCATCCGACGTCCAAGTCGTCGAACTCCACGATTGTTTCTCCGCTAACGAGTTGATAACTTACGAGGCTCTGGGCTTGTGTGCTCCTGGAAAAGCAGCAGAACTGATCGATCGCGGTGACAACACTTACGGGGGCAAATACGTGGTGAACCCCAGCGGAGGCCTCATCTCCAAGGGTCATCCCCTGGGGGCCACGGGCCTGGCCCAGTGCGCCGAGTTGTGTTGGCAATTGCGGAACGAAGCCGGGGCTAGACAAGTTCCAGGCGCCAAGTTGGCATTGCAGCACAATTTGGGTCTAGGGGGCGCTGTTGTTGTCGCTTTGTACAGACTGGGATTCCCCGAGTACCGCAGCAGGCAAATCGGGGTGGGGAGAGTCGCCGCGGGATTTAGTTTGAGCGATTTCGCCGTCGCCCCCTATTTGAGGTTGTTGGAACAAGCAATGGCGGAAGAGAACAGTCTTCTCGAAAAGCACAAAGGGATTTATGGGTTTAAAGTGAAGAAGCCCAACGGGGAAGAAGGGTATTGGGTCATCAATGTCAAATTGAGCAAAGGAAgcattgaaattaattccaaat TGAAACCGGAGGTCACCATCATCGTGAACGACAACGACGTCGTCGACTTGATCGTTGGAAAATTGAACCCCCAGAGGGCTTTCTTTCAGGGCAAAGTCAAGATCAAAGGCAACATGGGCTTGGCTCTGAAACTCACCTCGTTGCTAAGCACTGTGGCCCCGACACTGGCAGACGTTCGCTCcaagttataa
- the LOC138127334 gene encoding mpv17-like protein, with amino-acid sequence MSVLSRFAAFTNRHPVVRGMISYATIWPTSCIIQQTIAGKSIDNYDWMQALRFSLYGGLFTAPTLYAWVRVATMVWPKTNLKTGVTKAVVEQMTYGPAALACFFFGMSLMEGKSVEHATEELKMKFLPSYKVGVCFWPVLQTINFCFVPEKNRVPYVSVCSLVWCCFLAYMHQLEVKKQTELSILNEKLLQN; translated from the exons atgtcagTATTATCGCGGTTCGCGGCCTTCACCAACAGGCATCCTGTCGTGAGGGGGATGATCTCGTACGCGACCATTTGGCCCACCTCTTGCATCATCCAGCAAACCATCGCCGGGAAAAGTATAGACAACTACGACTGGATGCAGGCGTTGCGGTTTAGTCTGTACGGGGGGTTGTTCACCGCGCCGACACTCTACGCTTGGGTCAGGGTGGCCACAATGGTCTGGCCCAAGACCAACCTGAAGACCGGTGTGACGAAG GCCGTGGTGGAACAAATGACGTACGGACCGGCCGCTCTTGCGTGCTTCTTCTTCGGGATGAGTCTGATGGAAGGGAAGAGCGTGGAACATGCGACGGAGGAGctcaaaatgaaatttttgccgtcaTACAAA GTGGGCGTTTGCTTCTGGCCCGttttacaaacaataaatttctgtTTCGTGccggaaaaaaatcgagttccTTACGTCAGCGTTTGCAGTCTTGTGTGGTGCTGCTTCTTGGCCTACATGCATCAACTCGAGGTGAAAAAACAAACTGAGTTGTCGATACTAAACGAGAAATTGCTGCAAAATTGA